A stretch of Mya arenaria isolate MELC-2E11 chromosome 14, ASM2691426v1 DNA encodes these proteins:
- the LOC128218411 gene encoding proprotein convertase subtilisin/kexin type 5-like: MESRLYWIIKLSFCVLPLCATQCPDHKPFASDAGCVSKCPEPFYIRNKTCVFDCGEDFVDEARECIPSCPDGYPYQETLKTFGKEVFIEKMCIYNCYNGEVIFNNECLVRCPSSQMYLDIKDTHHRCVSKCPADKQFLLNNTNIYYSQCIRECESFISDGYCVTNCPIKMVHLNKKCMDSCPDSHTIVSNGQCFQECNDHSILSACKCPEDRPYLENKTCVTNCSELVQIKKYLAGKEEEYECVNECNQELVVYNKTCVDKCPADMPLLMNRTCVKVCPPDQNIIVVVTPRLTCNITEPECGWIPEADFFEYLFCKDSCPENEFIFNQTCVKFCSHPLIAWNRSCFTTCPASVPLLQSGGITVQYHKWVKEKGKMGSVYGKSGFSFYTTEIKADTCADTCVDQTFYFNGSCLPSCPSEANHVLEGKCVGCAKFTLNGDLYAQCVDECPTKFINDKVCVDKCPEDKAHAIHNKCSKCPIEKPFELNNKCVKNCREEGALADYSCENCEDSVSVKCINVQACNETVMINYDGRCLKYCPDGYLFIDFLWIRCYKKKTSIIILVTSLLLSFVVGICYRKLIQKYMYFMYACFSIPAEIKNADIPFEEQQVIGIKVFETRL; this comes from the exons atggaGAGCAGGCTTTATTGGATTATTAAATTATCTTTTTGT GTTCTCCCGCTATGTGCAACGCAGTGCCCCGATCACAAACCGTTTGCTTCAGATGCAGGTTGCGTTTCGAAATGTCCTGAACCATTTTATATCAGGAACAAAACTTGTGTATTTGACTGTGGGGAAGACTTTGTTGACGAAGCTCGAGAGTGTATTCCATCTTGTCCAGATGGCTATCCGTATCAAGAAACATTGAAGACTTTCGGAAAAGAAGTGTTTATCGAAAAGATGTGcatatataattgttacaaTGGTGAGGTTATTTTCAACAATGAATGTCTCGTACGTTGCCCATCGTCTCAAATGTATTTAGACATTAAAGATACTCACCATCGTTGTGTTTCCAAATGTCCCGCTGATAAACagtttttgttaaacaatacCAATATCTACTATTCACAGTGTATACGCGAGTGTGAATCATTCATTTCAGATGGTTACTGTGTGACAAACTGTCCCATCAAAATggtacatttaaacaaaaagtgcATGGATAGTTGTCCAGATTCTCATACTATTGTCTCAAATGGTCAATGCTTTCAAGAATGCAATGATCACTCAATACTTTCAGCCTGCAAATGTCCAGAAGACAGACCTtatcttgaaaataaaacttgtgttACCAACTGCTCAGAATTAGTTCAAATAAAGAAGTATTTAGCGGGGAAAGAAGAAGAATATGAATGTGTAAATGAATGTAACCAGGAATTGGTTGTATACAACAAGACTTGTGTAGACAAATGCCCTGCCGATATGCCGTTATTAATGAATAGGACATGTGTCAAAGTGTGTCCACCAgatcaaaatataattgtgGTCGTTACACCTCGGCTCACATGCAACATTACAGAGCCTGAATGCGGTTGGATTCCAGAGGCggacttttttgaatatttattttgcaaggACTCTTGTCcagaaaatgaatttatttttaatcaaacttgtgTAAAATTTTGTTCGCACCCCCTAATTGCGTGGAACAGGTCCTGTTTTACAACATGTCCAGCATCGGTGCCTTTGTTACAGTCGGGTGGAATAACTGTTCAATATCATAAATGGGTGAAAGAAAAAGGGAAGATGGGAAGCGTATATGGAAAATCAGGTTTCTCCTTCTATACCACTGAGATAAAAGCAGATACATGCGCAGACACATGTGTGgaccaaacattttattttaatggaagTTGTTTACCGTCCTGTCCGTCTGAGGCAAACCATGTTTTGGAAGGAAAATGTGTTGGTTGTGCTAAATTTACTCTCAATGGAGACCTATATGCTCAATGCGTTGATGAATGTCCAACTAAGTTTATCAACGACAAAGTATGCGTAGACAAATGCCCGGAAGACAAGGCACATGCGATCCACAATAAATGCTCCAAATGTCCAATTGAGAAGCCTTTCGAACTGAATAACAAATGTGTCAAGAATTGTAGAGAAGAAGGCGCGCTTGCTGATTATTCTTGCGAAAACTGTGAGGATTCAGTTAGCgtcaaatgtataaatgtacaaGCTTGTAACGAGACAGTTATGATAAATTACGATGGAAGGTGCTTAAAGTATTGTCCAGACGGATATTTGTTCATAGACTTCCTTTGGATTCGTTGCTACAAGAAGAAAACTTCCATTATAATATTGGTAACATCACTTTTGTTGTCATTTGTCGTTGGAATATGCTACCGAAAACTCATccagaaatacatgtatttcatgtaTGCATGCTTTTCAATACCG GCAGAGAtaaaaaatgctgatattccATTTGAAGAGCAGCAAGTAATTGGCATTAAAGTGTTCGAAACAAGACTTTAA
- the LOC128215964 gene encoding uncharacterized protein LOC128215964, whose protein sequence is MAEVENTRRKHSVIPQLPLDKRYHVFVCYVKENVNDVRTIVGNLEKAGLKCCYHERDFIPGQRTWDNMHAKIKESMHMLVVLSEDFSRSHFAKQELYEADVAESTEDLNIIPLKIESCDVPAILKNKTYIDCENNDITEIHYKIIEAVIDNGQKTRLKEEDSGEAFSISTYQKPGFRLLPRYKLEFVAEMRDKILMKSKLTEEDLNEIENIAQKSFFMKNVNISDFFLRITCFLIILSLLLCLAVVMLMVCTMLGPSRAESEANEFKIRLVIYITPVLMIILSFGFCLATSWENSCTLMMNAKDALQRQLWTFNRNWNTKDAVVLFQANYEYSTNGDIRRTTATMKIILIKFSRCKDLFIRKCEQRDDFQKRRCEGESLDDYADRMFDRFLRSKKINLLDIPHSRQRGHRMLNDAACMCFLLREDLLNNI, encoded by the exons ATGGCGGAGGTGGAGAACACGAGACGTAAACATTCAGTTATACCACAACTGCCACTAGACAAGCGGTATCACGTATTTGTTTGTTACGTTAAAGAAAACGTAAACGATGTGCGTACTATTGTGGGCAATTTGGAAAAGGCAGGTTTAAAGTGTTGTTACCATGAAAGAGATTTTATTCCTGGACAAAGGACTTGGGATAACATGCATGCTAAAATCAAGGAAAGCATGCATATGCTTGTAGTCTTGTCGGAAGATTTCTCAAGAAGTCATTTCGCAAAACAAGAACTTTACGAAGCGGATGTCGCGGAAAGTACAGAAGATTTGAATATCATTCCATTGAAAATAGAATCGTGTGATGTACCAGctatattgaaaaacaaaacgtaCATCGACTGCGAAAACAATGATATTACCGAGATTCACTACAAAATAATCGAGGCAGTTATTGATAATG GGCAGAAAACACGGCTGAAAGAAG AAGACAGCGGTGAAGCTTTTTCAATTTCAACGTATCAGAAGCCTGGATTCCGACTGCTGCCAAGATATAAACTGGAATTTGTTGCGGAAATGAGagacaaaattttaatgaagagcaaa CTTACAGAAGAAGATTTGAATGAAATCGAGAACATCGCTCAAAAGTCATTCTTTATGAAAAACGTGAACATCTCTGATTTTTTCCTAAGAATAACGTGTTTCCTCATCATTCTCTCTTTACTGCTCTGTCTGGCGGTTGTGATGTTGATGGTCTGCACAATGCTTGGCCCTTCAAGAGCGGAAAGTGAGGCTAACGAGTTTAAGATCCGTCTAGTTATTTATATTACGCCTGTTTTAATGATCATACTATCTTTTGGATTTTGCTTAGCCACATCGTGGGAAAATTCCTGTACCCTTATGATGAAC GCAAAAGACGCACTTCAACGACAGCTTTGGACTTTCAACAGAAACTGGAACACAAAAGATGCAGTCGTCCTATTTCAGGCAAAC TACGAGTACAGCACAAATGGCGACATTCGTCGGACAACAGCGACAATGAAGATCATCCTTATCAAATTTAGCCGATGCAAG gacCTTTTTATAAGAAAGTGTGAGCAACGTGATGATTTTCAAAAACGGCGCTGTGAGGGGGAATCTCTTGAC GACTACGCGGATAGAATGTTTGACCGTTTCTTACGATCAAAGAAGATCAATTTGCTGGACATACCACACTCACGTCAAAGAGGACATAGAATGCTTAATGACGCAGCGTGTATGTGTTTCTTGTTGCGAGAAGACTTACTTAATAACATTTAA
- the LOC128215965 gene encoding uncharacterized protein LOC128215965, whose translation MDSIDQSDIETDAEAVNSSFRTISTKSSFSDLSGHGVFRQSSPVVHGRTRTISSESYKTRQNDANEQFAEVDLNVATGLRRSRRFGSSKNRLKDVKKWVIEKTKKKSGIVDDQLQHERAIIKELQEEITRLKSVVTLYQEKLESFEEGRVNIYTKNYQCGDNNSIYDVSNECETVLFGYFENLKTKMEHLDELQSTMNEMTEELKSLKKEMQSESAHVKLNYTISLTDERVMLRCIEEIRMMEEIPASHDAFRSLPKNAHFKRSNWSKYTFNSDVAWN comes from the exons ATGGATTCCATCGATCAGTCGGACATTGAAACAGATGCAGAAGCTGTTAACAGCTCTTTTCGCACAATTTCTACCAAAAGTTCATTTAGTGATTTGTCCGGCCATGGTGTTTTTCGTCAGTCCTCACCGGTTGTGCATGGTCGTACAAGGACGATTTCATCTGAATCCTACAAAACGAGACAAAACGATGCCAATGAACAATTCGCAGAGGTCGACTTGAACGTGGCAACAGGTCTTCGGCGATCAAGAAGATTTGGCTCTTCAAAAAATCGATTAAAAGACGTGAAAAAATGGGTTATAGAAAAAACCAAAAAGAAGAGTGGCATAGTTGATGACCAACTTCAGCATGAACGGGCGATAATCAAAGAACTCCAAGAAGAAATAACAAGACTGAAaagt GTTGTAACTCTCTATCAAGAAAAGCTTGAATCCTTTGAAGAGGGACGCGTCAACATTTACACAAAGAATTACCAGTGTGGCGATAACAATTCTATTTACGATGTCAGTAATGAATGCGAGACGGTTTTGTTCGGGTACTttgaaaaccttaaaacgaaGATGGAGCACCTTGATGAACTTCAGTCAACGatgaat GAGATGACAGaagaattaaaatcattaaaaaaggAAATGCAATCTGAGTCTGCCCATGTTAAACTTAACTACACAATAAGCCTCACTGACGAAAGAGTTATGCTTCGTTGTATTGAAGAAATTAGGATGATGGAAGAAATTCCAGCTAGCCACGATGCATTTAGAAGCCTTCCCAAAAATGCACA TTTCAAGCGGAGCAACTGGAGCAAGTACACTTTCAATTCCGATGTGGCCTGGAACTGA